Within the Pseudomonadota bacterium genome, the region CAGCAACGAGAGTGCGCTGAAATCCCCGCTCCCGGGTCGCACGATGCAGAGCACGCCGAGCAGACCGACACCGATGGCGCACCAACGCACCAAACCGACCCGTTCGCCGAGCAACACCGCCGCGCCGAACACCACCACCACCGGAGTCGCCTGCAGGATCGCGGTGGCGGACGACAGGGGTGTCAGCGCGATCGCCAGGCTGTAGAACAAGCGGCCCGCGATTTCGAAGCCCGCACGCACCTGCATCACCCCGGTGAAGGCGGCCGGTGGGCACAATGCCAGGCCCTGTCGACGCGCGATCACCGCGAAGACGGCGGCACCGCCGAGCCCGAAGAGCAGCAACACCTGCGCGAGAGGCAGCGCGGTGGCAACCGCTTTGATCACCGCGTCCTCGAGCGCGAACAGGGCCATTGCGGCCAGCATCCAGAGCATGCCGAGGCGGTTCTGCCCGGGGCGTTTCTGCCCGAGGCGGTTCGGTTGTCGTGTGCGGTCGGTCGCTGACACAGTGGGTCTCGGTGAGTTGCGCCACGGTATGCCGCACGGGGCTCGGTGGCGACTGGCGCGTGGGCGGCAGCTGTGCCGTCAGACCGTGGTCTTGACGGTGCCGTCGGCCACCCAGACGTCGAACAGTGCAAGCGCGGCGTCGGCGAAAGCGTCGTCGTTGATGTGGCAATCGAGTTCGGTGAACCCGATCGGCGCCGTCATGACCGTCCGCATCTCGTCGCAGAACGCGGCAAAGGCCTCGGGGTCATGCGCCTCTCCGCCGGGACGGTCCCATTCCTCGATGCCGCCGTTGGGCAGGATCACATGCGCGGGCGCGGCGGATACCGAGAGTCGCTTGGCAAGCTCGCGCGCAGTCTCACGCCGCTCGTCGGCGTTCAGGCCACTGGATTTGATCAAGCGGTTGTGGGCATGAAACGGCCTGTCGCGGTAGCGCTCGGGGATGTTTTGCCAACCGGCAAAGTCGATCAGGTCCAGGCAGCCCGGTGCGACGAGTTGCGGGATACCGGCACGTCCGGCGTTCAGCATGCGCTCGGTGCCGGCATTGACCACCGAGCCCGCCAGCAGGTTGCCGATTTCGGGCAGGGCGAAGTCCATCACGCAGGCAAAACCGCCCTGTTTGGCGATGCTCTCGTAGGCCATGCCGCCCATACCGGTCGCGTGGAAGATCGCGACCTCGAAGCCGCGCTGCTCCAGCGCGGGTTTGAGACGCTTCATGTAGCGAAGGCAGGAGGACCCGAGCGAGGTCATGCCCACGGTCGGGCGGTCCCCGACCGGGGGTTCCACCGCCCGTGCGGCACCGAGCACCGCACCGGCGGCCTGCGACAGCGAGGCCTTGCACACCGAGTTCAGCCCGTACAGACCGCCGGCCCAGAGGATCATCTGCACGTCTGCCGACAGGCGTTCCGGTGGAATCAGCGGTGAGAAGGACACGGTCGACACCACGTATTTCGGCACACCGAGGGGCAAGGCGTTGCAGATGTCGAGCGCGGCGTCGGTGCCCATGGTACCGCCGAGCACCACCACGCCGTCGCAGCGCCCGGCCGCCTGGTGGTCGCGCGCGAGGGTGCTCGCACCACGCGCCATGATTTGCATCGCGGTGTTCTCGTCGCCGCTGTCGATCGCGGCCCGAATCGAGCTGCCCGCGGCCTCGGCCACAGCGTGCTTCGAGATGTCCGTGGGGGTGGCGGGGTCGCCAAGCACGGAGATGTCCATGGTCATCACACCGCCGCCCAGTGCGCGGATGCGCTCGGCCATGTAGTCAAGTTCGTCGTTCTTGGTGTCGTAGGTGCCGACGATCAGGATGGTTTTGTCTGCCACGGGGTGCCTCTTGTTGGCTCAAGCGCGCATGCGCGCGCCAGTGGGATCGTAGAACGGCTTGAGTTGAAGATCGATGGGCACGTGCTCGCCGGCGATCTGCACGGTGCACGGTGCGTCGCCTAGCCAGACGTCCGTAACCCCCTGGTCTGCGTGCACGGCGGCGAGGCCGACCATGGCGTCGAGCCGGTGTCCCCAGTCGCCCGAGGTGATGTGTCCGATGCACTCGCCCGCGCGCCACACCGGCTCGTTGTGGATCAGGTAGGGTCCCCGCTCGGCGGTGAGCCCGGGCGCGCGCGCACAGACCACCCGGTTCCGCGGTGCCCCGCCGTCCTCGGCGCGGTGTCGGTACAGCGCCTCGCGGCCGATGAAGTCGGCTTTGTCGAATCGAACGGTGAAGCCCAGCCCGGCCTCGAACGGGGTATCGTCCTCGCCGATGTCGTGGCCGAAGTGCAGGAAGCCTTTCTCGATCCGGCAGGCGTTGAGCGCGAACATGCCCATGTGTCGCAGGCCGTGGGCCTCGCCTGCAGCGCGCAGCGCGCTGTAGACGCCGCAGGTGAACTCGGTCGACAGCAGCAGCTCGAAACCGAGCTCGCCGACAAAGGACCGGCGAATGGCCCAGGCCCGCGCGTGTGCGATGTCGCATTCGGCAGCGGCGCCGAATGGCAGGTCGAGGTCGTCGTCCGAGAGCGATTGCAGCACCGCCCGTGCGGCCGGCCCGTGCACGCTCAGCAGGCCGTAGGCGGCAGTGGCATCGAACACCGCCACGCGCTGCCCGGGCGCGATGTGCTGGCGCAGCCAGGCGAGATCGCGTTGTTGGCTCGGGTGACCGGTGATGACGAGGAAGCGCTCGCTCGCGAGGCGAACGACCGTCAGGTCGGCTTCGATGCCGCCGCGCGCGTTCAAGAAGGGCGTGTACACGGAGGTGCCGACCGGCACATCGAGTTCCGCGCAGCATACGCGGTTCAGGGCGTGGACCGCATCCGCGCCCTGCACCTCGTACTTTGCGTACATCGACTGGTCGACCAGGACCGCGGCATCGCGGGCGGCCAGGCACTCGTCACGCACCGCGTTCGACCAGGGCTTCCAGCCGAGGCTCGGGGTGTCGGACCACGGCCGCGCCGGGCGGTGGTGGTCGAAATACATCGGCACTTCCCAACCCGCGCGTTCCGCCATGGCGGCACCGGCGTCCACGAGTTGTCTGTGCAGCGGCAGCGTGCGTATGCCCCGGGCTGAGTGGACCTGCCGCCCGGCCCAGGCGAGCCCGTAGTGAAACCCGACGCTCTCGGCTGCGCGCGTGCGGTTGTAGCGCGTGTTGCACTGGAACCGGTGGGCCCGGTTAGCCAGCAACGGTCCCATCGATCGCGAGGGGTGACCGTCAATCAGCCACTCGGCGAGTGTCAGGCCGACGCCGCCCGAGTTGAGGATGCCGTTGGAGTTCATGCCGGTGGCGACGAACACACCGCTGACCTCGGGCACGGGCCCGAGGTAGGGACGGCCGTCCGGCGTGAAACTCTCGGGTCCGTTGAAGAAGGTCCGGATGCCGAGGTCCGCGAGGGCCGGCATGCGTGCGAACATGCGCTCGAGTTCGGGTTCGACGTGCGCCATGTCGAACGGCAGCTCGTCGAATTCGAAGTCCGCCGGGATGCCGTCGACGGCCCAGGCCTTGCCGGCGGCTTCGAACCCGCCGATCAACAGCTTGCCGGCGTCTTCCTTCCAGTACGTGCGCTCTTCGCTGATGTTGAGAACGGGCTGGTCCGGGGCCAAGCCGGCCACCGGCTCGGTGACGATGTAGAAGTGTTCCGCGGCGTGCAGCGGCACCGTGATGCCGTGGGCCTTGGCAAACCGGTGCGACCACATGCCGGCCGCCAGCACCACCTGGTCGCAGCGAATCTCGCCGCGGTCGGTCACGACGCCGCGCACCCGGCCGCCGTCGATCTCGAGCCGCACGGCGGCGGTGTGTTCAGAGATCGTTGCGCCGTGCGCGCGCGCGCCCCGCGCCAGTGCGGTGGTCACGTCGAGGGGGTTGACCTGGCCGTTTGACGGCACGTGAAAGCCGGATACGACATCGTCGGTGCGAATGCCCGGCCAACGTTCCGCCACCTCCTCGGGTGACAGCAGGCGCGAGGGGATGCCCATGCGGGCCGCGTGGTCGTGGCTGCGTCGGAGTTGCTCGTGGCGGACGGCGCCGAGGGCGAGGTTGATCGTGCCGTTTTGTCTGTACCCGGTCGCCTGGCCGGTTTCGACCTCGAGCTCGCGGAACAGCCGTGCTGTGTACTTGCCAAGCTCGGTCTGGGCCGAGCTGTCGCGCAGCTGCCCGACAATGCCGGCGGCGTGCCAGGTGGTGCCACTGCCGAGCTTTTTGCGCTCGAGCAGCATCGCCGACACGCCGCGTTGCGCGAGGTGGTAGAGGATGGACACGCCGATGATGCCGCCACCGACAATGACGACCGGCGCGTGGTCGGGGAGACGCGCGCGTGTGCGTGCGCGGACGGGTGGCGTCGTCGGCATGGGCTGGGTCCTTGGGCGAATCCCGCGCTGGCATGGCGGTGTGTGCGCTACCTCGCGGCTTCAGTGCCAAAGCTTGACAGAGCCCGGTGCGGTTCACAATATAATGCACTTAGGGTGACAATAGTGAACCTGCCGGTGTTGCACAATGGCCCACCACGTGGGGTGCGCGAGGCGCAGCACGGGTGTCTGTGGCACGATGCGCCGGTGCCCTACGCTGCGGCAACGCCGACCCGGGAGGGGCGATGATCAAAGCACGCACGCTGCAAGACCTCTTCAGACGCTATCGCCGGCCAGGCGACCTGGTGTTTGGCTTGGCGTTTCTCGTCTTTGCCGTCTTCATCGTCTACTCGCTGCCCACCGAGGCCACGTTGTCCGGCCGCGGCAGCCTGTTTGCAAAACCGGCCTTCTATGTGCACGTGGCGGCCTACGCGATGCTGTTGTTTGCGGTGCTCCACGTGTTCAGCAGCCTGGTGTCCGAGGCACTCGAAGGCCGCTGGCGCGAGGTCTGGCTCTGGCTGCGCTCGATCGAATACGCCGTGTGGTTTCTCGCCTACGTTGTCATCGCGCCGGTGCTGGGTTACTTGCTTGCGACCCTGGTGTTCACGCTGAGCCTGACGGTCCGGCTCGGCTACCGCTCCCGCAGGGCACTGGCGCTGACCGCGTTCTTCTCGGTGTGTGTCGTGGTGGTGTTCAAGAGCTTTTTGCAGGTCAAGGTGCCCGGCGGGCAGCTCTACGAATACCTGCCATCGGCGCTGCGCACCCTCATGCTCACCTACTTCTGAGGCCGATCGATGGACGCGTTGCTCTCGGGGATCGAACTGCTTCTGCGCTGGGATGTGGCGCTGGCGCTGGTGGTCGGTTCGGTCGGTGGGGTCATCATTGGCGCGATCCCGGGTGTCGGCGCGGCTGTCGCCATCGCCATCCTGCTGCCCGCAACCTTCTCGATGGACCCCATCGTCGGTTTGACTCTGTTGCTCGGCATCTACGGTTCGTCGATGTACGGCGGGGCCATCCCTGCCATTCTCATCAACACGCCCGGCACTGCAGTCAACGCCCTGACCACCTACGACGGTTACCCGATGACCCGGCGCGGCGAGGCGCGGCGCGCGCTGTCGCTCGCTTATTCCGCGTCGTTTTGGGGGGGCTTGTTCGGCATTTCCTGTCTGATGTTTCTGTCGCCGCTGCTCGCGCTGGTGGCCCCGCACTTCGGCAGTCGCGAAATTTTCCTCGCCGCCCTGCTCGGGATCGTGCTGGTGGTGCTCGCGCACCGCGGGCAGGTCTTTGCCGCCGGCATGCTGGCGGCCTTTGGCATGCTGCTCAACACGGTCGGCTTGAACCCCGTCACCTACCAGAAACAGATGACCTTCGGGCAGTCCTGGTTGACCGGCGGCTTCGACCTGATCGTCGTCGTGCTCGGCCTGTTTGCGCTGAGTCAGGCTTTCCTGTTGTTGGTCGAGGACGATCAGACGCCCAAGCCGCAACGCGTCGAAGGCAGCTTGTTCAGCGGGCTGAAGGACATCTGGTTGTTTCGGCGCATCGCCACCGTGGGCTCGAGTTTCGGCGTCATGATGGGGATGATCCCTGGCGTCGGCGAGTTCACCTCGCAATTCCTCTCCTACACCTATGCACGGCGCACCTCGAAGACCCCCGAGGCCTTCGGCGACGGCGCGCCGGAGGGGTTGGTCGCCTCCGAGGCCGCCAACAACTCGGTGCCACCGGCTGCCTTGATTCCCTTGCTCGCGCTTGGCATTCCAGGGGAGGCGCTGACCGCGATGATGTTGTCGGTCTTCTACGTGCACAACGTCATCCCGGGGCCACAGCTGTTTGAGACTCAGCTCGATTTCGTCTACGCGCTCTACGTGTCGCTGATGATCCTGAACGTGATCGTCGTGCTCTTTCTGCTCTCGGCCACCAACCTCCTGACCAAGATCATCCAGATCCCGACCCGTTACCTCGGCATGATGATCCTGACGCTCGCGTTCATCGGGGTCTACTCGATACGCAACTCGGTGATCGATTGCATGGTGGCGTCGAGTTTCGGCTTTCTCGGCCTGATTCTCCGCCGGCTCAACCTGCCAACCGTGCCGATCGTTCTCGGCATGGTGCTCGGTGGGATCATGGAAGCCAAGCTGCGCACGGCGATGATGCGGGTCAGTTCGCCGCTCGATTTCGTCAACCGCCCGATCGCCGCCCTGCTCTTTCTGGCGATCGTCTACGTCCTGGTGATGCACGTGGTGACGCTGCGGCGTGAGCACCGGCAGCGGCTGGCCAAGGCCGATCAGGACACCGACATCCACGACACCCAGTTCAGGTGAACGCAGTGAAGCAAACCGACATCGACGCCTTGCGTGTCGAACCCGTGGCCCCGCGCGGGCTCTTGATCGACGGCCAGATCGGGCCCAGCCAGGACGGTGGCGTGCACGAGGTGCTATCGCCGATCGACGGTCGCGTTCTGACGACCACCGCAGCAGGCACCGCCGGGGACGCGGCGCGGGCCGTTGCCGCCGCGCGGGCGGCCTTCGACGACGGCCGTTGGCGCAACCTGCCGCCGGCGGCCCGCAAGCGGATCATGCTGCGTTGGGCCGATCTGATCGAGGCCGAGGCGCTCGCCCTGACCGTGCTCGGAGTGCGCGACAACGGCACCGAGATCGGCATGGCGATCAAGGCCGAGGCCGGTTCGGCGGTGGCGACGCTGCGCTACTACGCCGAGGCAATCGACAAGCTGTACGGTGAGATCGCGCCGACCGATCCGGCTTTTCTCGGCCTGGTCCACCGCGAGCCTGTCGGCGTGGTCGCCGCCATCATCCCGTGGAATTTCCCGCTGATGATCGGTGCCTGGAAGCTCGGCCCGGCCTTGGCCGCCGGCAACTCGGTGGTGCTGAAACCCGCCGAGACCGCGTCGCTGAGCGTGTTGCGCCTCGCGGAACTGGCACTGGAGGCCGGCGTGCCCCCGGGTGTGTTGAACGTGGTCACCGGTACGGGCGAAGTGGTGGGCGACACGCTGGCGCGCTCGATGGACGTCGACGTTGTGGTGTTCACCGGCTCGGGCGCCACGGGCCGTCGGCTGCTCACCGCGGCGGCTGAAAGCAACCTCAAGCGCTGTTACCTCGAACTCGGCGGCAAGTCGGCCAACGTGGTGTTCAACGACGCACGTGATCTCGATGACGCGGCACGCGTCAGCGCCGCCGGGATCTTTCGAAACGCCGGGCAGGTCTGCGTGGCCGGTTCCCGGCTGCTGGTGCAACGCGACATCCACGACGACTTTGTCGCTGCGCTTGGCGCGGCGAGCGCGGCCATGACCGTGGGCGACCCGCTCGACCTCGGCAGCCAGATCGGCGCGATCAACAACGCCGCCCAGCTCGAGCAAAACCTCGCGCGCGTCGAGACCGCCGTGCACGAGGGGGGCACGCTCTACCAGGGCGGTGACCGCTTGCACGCGGCGTCCGGCGGCTACTACATGGCACCGACCATCCTCACGGACGTCGCCGAGCACCACAGTGTCGCCCAGCAGGAGGTGTTTGGCCCGGTGCTCGCCGTGACGCCGTTCGATACCGAGGACGAGGCAATTGCACTGGCCAACAGCACGGTTTACGGCCTGGCTGGTGGCGTCTGGACCGCCGACCTCGGGCGCGCCCACCGCCTGGTGCGCGCGATGAAAACCGGTGTGGTCCACGTCAACACATACGGTGGGCCCGACGTGACGGTGCCGCTGGGGGGCGTCAAGCAGTCGGGCAACGGACACGACAAGTCACTGCACGCCTTCGACAAGTTCGTCGACCTCAAGACCGCGTGGATCAAACTGTGACACGCGACACCGCTGCGCTGCTCGCCGACCGTGCACGGCTGCTCGGCCCGCGGGTCAGCACCTTCTACGACAATCCGGTGCACCTCGTGCGCGGCGAGGGCGTGTGGGTATGGGATGCCGACGGACGCCGCTACCTCGATTGCTACAACAACGTGCCGCACGTCGGCCACTGCCACCCGGCGGTGGTCGAGGCCATCGCGCGGCAGGCGGCGACGTTGAACACCCACACGCGCTACCTGCACGACGGCATCCTGCGCTACGTCGAGAAACTCACCGCCACCTTTGATGCGCGTCTCGGCACCGCGATCCTGACCTGCACCGGCTCGGAGGCCAACGACATCGCCCTGCGTATGGCCGAGTCGGTCAACGGCAAGCGCGGCGTCATTGCGACCGACCACACCTACCACGGCAACACGACCGCGGTGGCGCAACTCTCAATGACCAACCGACCCGAGACCGGGGTGGGTGACCACGTCGCCCACGTGCCTGCGCCGGACAGCTACCGGCCGCTCGGCGGCGAGGCGGGCCCGGCCCACGCGGCGGCCTTTGCGGCCGCGGTGAAACAGCAGATCGACGCACTCAACGCAACCGAGCACGGGTTTTCGGCGCTGATCGTCTGCCCGTACTTCTGCAACGAGGGCTTTCCGGATCTGTGCGACGGCTTCCTCGCACCGGCGGTCGAACACGTGCACGAGGCGGGTGGTCTCGTGATCGCCGACGAGGTCCAACCGGGCTTCGGCCGCCTCGGCAGCCACTTCTGGGGTCACCAGAAAGCCGGCATCGCACCCGACATCGTGACCCTCGGCAAACCGATGGGCAACGGACACCCGGTGGCCGGTGTGGTCACCACGATCGACACCATGACCGCGTTTCGCGAGTCCGTTCGGTACTTCAACACCTTTGGCGGCAACCCCGTGTCCTGCGCCGCCGCTGAGGCGGTGCTCGACGTGCTCGAGGCGGAGGGTCTGGTGGCGCAAGCGCACGAGGTGGGCAACTACGCGCGGGCGGGGTTGCGGGCGCTGGCCGACACGCATGCCTGCATCGGCGACGTGCGCGGCGCCGGCCTCTTCTTCGGCGCCGAGATGGTGTTGGACAGGTCCGCGAAGACCCCGGCGACCGCGTTCACCGACCGCGTCGCCAACGCCATGCGACAGGAGGGCGTGCTGCTCAACAAACTGGGGATCCACTACAACACGCTCAAGATCCGGCCGAACTTGCAGTTCACACGCGCCGACGCAGACGTGCTGCTCGACACCCTCGACCGGGTGCTATCGGCTGTCGAGCTGCGCCCGTGAGCCTCGACACCGCGCACCGCGCGTTGACACAGTGGCCGCTGTCCGTCGCCGACCTGCGGCTGTTCGCGCAGCGGGAAAACGCGGTTTTCAGAGTACGGACAGACACCGGCACGTGTTTCGCGTTGCGCGTGCACCGCCAGGGCTACCAACGCACGGCGGCGTTGGCGTCGGAACTCCACTGGATGCAACACCTGCACGGCGCAGGCTTGCCCGTTCCGGTCCCGGTGCCGAGCGACGACGGACGCCTGCTGCGGCACCAGGACGGGTTCGCCGTGGACGTGCTGACCTGGCTCGACGGAGAGCCGCTCGGTCAAAGCGGCACACCGCTCGCCCACGCGGACCGAGAGGGGTGCTTCTTCCGCCTCGGACAGACGCTCGCCCGCGTGCACGCGGCGTCGGACGCGTGGGCCTTGCCGGGTGGCTTCGAACGCAGCGCCTGGGACCTCGACGGGCTGATCGGCGACGCGCCGCTCTGGGGGCCCTACCTCGACAGCCCGGCGCTCACCGCTGCGCAACGCGGCACGCTTGCCCGGGTGCGAGACGCCCTGCGGGCGGCGTTGGACGGATCGACGCTCGACTACGGGCTGATCCACGCCGACGCGGTGCCCGAGAACGTGTTGCTCACACCCGACGGCGTGGCGCTGATCGACTTTGACGACAGCGGCTTCGGCTACCGTCTGTTCGATGTCGCGACCGCCCTGCTCAAACACCGGGCCGAACCGGACTACCCGCGGCTGGAGGCCGCGTTGATCGCGGGTTACCGCGCGCTGCGTCCGATCGACACCGCGCACCTGGCGGCGTTCAGCGTGATGCGCGCGCAGACGTACATCGGCTGGATCCGGGCGCGCATCGACGAACCGGGTGCAGCCGTGCGCCAGCAACGCGTCATTGACACCGCGCTGTCGCTCGCGGTCGACTACCTCGAGCGCGCGCCCGCATGAAAACCGTCGACAAGGCCATGACCGTGCTGGCCCAATTCACCACCGAGCGCACCGAAGTCGGACTGACGGAGCTCGCACGCCTCGCGGACCTCGACAAAGCGGCAACGCGACGCTTGCTGGTTGCACTGATCAAGCACGGGTACGTCGAGCAGTCGACCGTGACGCGCGGCTACCGTCTCGGCCCGGGCTTTCTCGCGCTCGCACGCGTGCGCGAGGCCACTGTGCCACTCAAGCGCGCCGCGCAGGAGACGACCGACTGGTTGACCCGGACCGTCGACGAGACCGCGCACATCAGCGTGCCGCTGCCGGATCACATGGCAACCCTCGCGTACACCCTGCCGAGCCGGGGCAACATCATCAACATCGTGCCGTCGCAGCCCCTGCCGTTTCACGCGACAGCGTCGGGCATCGCCTACCTTGCGGCCTGCGATGCCGCTCGCCTCGAGGCGGCCTTGCGCACCCGACGCGCACGGATCACACCGCACACGCCGACATCCAAGGCGGCGACGCGCGCTGCCGTCGACGCCGCGACGTCGCACGGGTATGCGCATTGCCAGAGCACCTTCGAGTTGGGCGTGTCGAGCTTTGCAATGGCCTTCTTTACCGGCGACACCGCACCGGCGGGCACGGTGTCCGTTGCGTTGCCCGAGCAGCGGTTGGACGGGCCACGTCGCAAGCTGCTGTTGGCCGCCTTGCGCGACGCGGTCGAGCGCATCGAATGCGCGCTGACCGGTCAGCGACCGTCGGTGTCCCGTGCCTGAGTTGCGGTTTTGGTCACTGGTGACCGCCCTCGTTGCGCTCATGCCGCTGTGCGTGCACGCCGCCGGGCCAGTGCAGGTGTTGTACAACGCCAGCGTCTACACCGCCGATGCCGAAC harbors:
- a CDS encoding DMT family transporter, which translates into the protein MSATDRTRQPNRLGQKRPGQNRLGMLWMLAAMALFALEDAVIKAVATALPLAQVLLLFGLGGAAVFAVIARRQGLALCPPAAFTGVMQVRAGFEIAGRLFYSLAIALTPLSSATAILQATPVVVVFGAAVLLGERVGLVRWCAIGVGLLGVLCIVRPGSGDFSALSLLAVVGMIGFAGRDLASRAAPASLGTAILGLYGFLALAVAGGLYGFWAQEPVVWPSIGSVGLLALAVAVGVAAYSSLMRAMRTGDVSAVTPFRYSRLLFGLALGVVVFGERIDPVMAVGCALIVLAGLATLRTAPGQHG
- a CDS encoding FAD-dependent oxidoreductase — encoded protein: MPTTPPVRARTRARLPDHAPVVIVGGGIIGVSILYHLAQRGVSAMLLERKKLGSGTTWHAAGIVGQLRDSSAQTELGKYTARLFRELEVETGQATGYRQNGTINLALGAVRHEQLRRSHDHAARMGIPSRLLSPEEVAERWPGIRTDDVVSGFHVPSNGQVNPLDVTTALARGARAHGATISEHTAAVRLEIDGGRVRGVVTDRGEIRCDQVVLAAGMWSHRFAKAHGITVPLHAAEHFYIVTEPVAGLAPDQPVLNISEERTYWKEDAGKLLIGGFEAAGKAWAVDGIPADFEFDELPFDMAHVEPELERMFARMPALADLGIRTFFNGPESFTPDGRPYLGPVPEVSGVFVATGMNSNGILNSGGVGLTLAEWLIDGHPSRSMGPLLANRAHRFQCNTRYNRTRAAESVGFHYGLAWAGRQVHSARGIRTLPLHRQLVDAGAAMAERAGWEVPMYFDHHRPARPWSDTPSLGWKPWSNAVRDECLAARDAAVLVDQSMYAKYEVQGADAVHALNRVCCAELDVPVGTSVYTPFLNARGGIEADLTVVRLASERFLVITGHPSQQRDLAWLRQHIAPGQRVAVFDATAAYGLLSVHGPAARAVLQSLSDDDLDLPFGAAAECDIAHARAWAIRRSFVGELGFELLLSTEFTCGVYSALRAAGEAHGLRHMGMFALNACRIEKGFLHFGHDIGEDDTPFEAGLGFTVRFDKADFIGREALYRHRAEDGGAPRNRVVCARAPGLTAERGPYLIHNEPVWRAGECIGHITSGDWGHRLDAMVGLAAVHADQGVTDVWLGDAPCTVQIAGEHVPIDLQLKPFYDPTGARMRA
- a CDS encoding tripartite tricarboxylate transporter permease, whose amino-acid sequence is MDALLSGIELLLRWDVALALVVGSVGGVIIGAIPGVGAAVAIAILLPATFSMDPIVGLTLLLGIYGSSMYGGAIPAILINTPGTAVNALTTYDGYPMTRRGEARRALSLAYSASFWGGLFGISCLMFLSPLLALVAPHFGSREIFLAALLGIVLVVLAHRGQVFAAGMLAAFGMLLNTVGLNPVTYQKQMTFGQSWLTGGFDLIVVVLGLFALSQAFLLLVEDDQTPKPQRVEGSLFSGLKDIWLFRRIATVGSSFGVMMGMIPGVGEFTSQFLSYTYARRTSKTPEAFGDGAPEGLVASEAANNSVPPAALIPLLALGIPGEALTAMMLSVFYVHNVIPGPQLFETQLDFVYALYVSLMILNVIVVLFLLSATNLLTKIIQIPTRYLGMMILTLAFIGVYSIRNSVIDCMVASSFGFLGLILRRLNLPTVPIVLGMVLGGIMEAKLRTAMMRVSSPLDFVNRPIAALLFLAIVYVLVMHVVTLRREHRQRLAKADQDTDIHDTQFR
- a CDS encoding aldehyde dehydrogenase family protein; this encodes MKQTDIDALRVEPVAPRGLLIDGQIGPSQDGGVHEVLSPIDGRVLTTTAAGTAGDAARAVAAARAAFDDGRWRNLPPAARKRIMLRWADLIEAEALALTVLGVRDNGTEIGMAIKAEAGSAVATLRYYAEAIDKLYGEIAPTDPAFLGLVHREPVGVVAAIIPWNFPLMIGAWKLGPALAAGNSVVLKPAETASLSVLRLAELALEAGVPPGVLNVVTGTGEVVGDTLARSMDVDVVVFTGSGATGRRLLTAAAESNLKRCYLELGGKSANVVFNDARDLDDAARVSAAGIFRNAGQVCVAGSRLLVQRDIHDDFVAALGAASAAMTVGDPLDLGSQIGAINNAAQLEQNLARVETAVHEGGTLYQGGDRLHAASGGYYMAPTILTDVAEHHSVAQQEVFGPVLAVTPFDTEDEAIALANSTVYGLAGGVWTADLGRAHRLVRAMKTGVVHVNTYGGPDVTVPLGGVKQSGNGHDKSLHAFDKFVDLKTAWIKL
- a CDS encoding Tm-1-like ATP-binding domain-containing protein, whose amino-acid sequence is MADKTILIVGTYDTKNDELDYMAERIRALGGGVMTMDISVLGDPATPTDISKHAVAEAAGSSIRAAIDSGDENTAMQIMARGASTLARDHQAAGRCDGVVVLGGTMGTDAALDICNALPLGVPKYVVSTVSFSPLIPPERLSADVQMILWAGGLYGLNSVCKASLSQAAGAVLGAARAVEPPVGDRPTVGMTSLGSSCLRYMKRLKPALEQRGFEVAIFHATGMGGMAYESIAKQGGFACVMDFALPEIGNLLAGSVVNAGTERMLNAGRAGIPQLVAPGCLDLIDFAGWQNIPERYRDRPFHAHNRLIKSSGLNADERRETARELAKRLSVSAAPAHVILPNGGIEEWDRPGGEAHDPEAFAAFCDEMRTVMTAPIGFTELDCHINDDAFADAALALFDVWVADGTVKTTV
- a CDS encoding tripartite tricarboxylate transporter TctB family protein → MIKARTLQDLFRRYRRPGDLVFGLAFLVFAVFIVYSLPTEATLSGRGSLFAKPAFYVHVAAYAMLLFAVLHVFSSLVSEALEGRWREVWLWLRSIEYAVWFLAYVVIAPVLGYLLATLVFTLSLTVRLGYRSRRALALTAFFSVCVVVVFKSFLQVKVPGGQLYEYLPSALRTLMLTYF
- a CDS encoding phosphotransferase — protein: MSLDTAHRALTQWPLSVADLRLFAQRENAVFRVRTDTGTCFALRVHRQGYQRTAALASELHWMQHLHGAGLPVPVPVPSDDGRLLRHQDGFAVDVLTWLDGEPLGQSGTPLAHADREGCFFRLGQTLARVHAASDAWALPGGFERSAWDLDGLIGDAPLWGPYLDSPALTAAQRGTLARVRDALRAALDGSTLDYGLIHADAVPENVLLTPDGVALIDFDDSGFGYRLFDVATALLKHRAEPDYPRLEAALIAGYRALRPIDTAHLAAFSVMRAQTYIGWIRARIDEPGAAVRQQRVIDTALSLAVDYLERAPA
- a CDS encoding aminotransferase class III-fold pyridoxal phosphate-dependent enzyme — encoded protein: MTRDTAALLADRARLLGPRVSTFYDNPVHLVRGEGVWVWDADGRRYLDCYNNVPHVGHCHPAVVEAIARQAATLNTHTRYLHDGILRYVEKLTATFDARLGTAILTCTGSEANDIALRMAESVNGKRGVIATDHTYHGNTTAVAQLSMTNRPETGVGDHVAHVPAPDSYRPLGGEAGPAHAAAFAAAVKQQIDALNATEHGFSALIVCPYFCNEGFPDLCDGFLAPAVEHVHEAGGLVIADEVQPGFGRLGSHFWGHQKAGIAPDIVTLGKPMGNGHPVAGVVTTIDTMTAFRESVRYFNTFGGNPVSCAAAEAVLDVLEAEGLVAQAHEVGNYARAGLRALADTHACIGDVRGAGLFFGAEMVLDRSAKTPATAFTDRVANAMRQEGVLLNKLGIHYNTLKIRPNLQFTRADADVLLDTLDRVLSAVELRP
- a CDS encoding IclR family transcriptional regulator; this encodes MKTVDKAMTVLAQFTTERTEVGLTELARLADLDKAATRRLLVALIKHGYVEQSTVTRGYRLGPGFLALARVREATVPLKRAAQETTDWLTRTVDETAHISVPLPDHMATLAYTLPSRGNIINIVPSQPLPFHATASGIAYLAACDAARLEAALRTRRARITPHTPTSKAATRAAVDAATSHGYAHCQSTFELGVSSFAMAFFTGDTAPAGTVSVALPEQRLDGPRRKLLLAALRDAVERIECALTGQRPSVSRA